CGCTCGGGATCGCCGGAGAACTCGTAGGCCAGTCCCACGATCTCGAGCCCCTGCTTGCCATACTCCCGGTGCCACTGCGCCAGCAGGGGAGCCTTGTCGTTGCAGTTGGGGCACCAGGATCCGAAGATGTCGACCAGCACCACCTTATCGGCAAAGCGCTCGTCGCCCAGGGATACCGTTTCGCCGGCGAGATCCGGGAACGAAAAGTCGAAGCGTCCCTCGTCGTTGGTCAGGCCGACCTGGGTCCAGGCGTCGGGCAGGTCGGTTTCGTCGGAGCGAGCAGCGGTCCAGGTGGCGTGGTAGGTGTCGCGCGACCAGAAGTCGCCGACCAGGGAGCCGTCCTCCTGCAAGCGCGCCTGAAACAGAAAGGCGTGGGCACCATCGAAGGTCGAAAGCCGCAACACACCCGCCTCCCAAGCCCCTTCGAGGAAGCGGTAGTCGCCGGTCGGCGTGAGGAACGTCCCGTGAATGCGGTCACCAGCCTGGCGAAACTCCGCCTTCGCCGGCTCGGCACCATCCTCGTCGACGAACTCGACGGACCACTGACCGGCCGGCGAATCCGCCGCTTCGGCGGCGCCTTCGATTCCAGCCTCGGCGAGGGAGAGGAAACGCCTCCGATCGTCGCGCCGGGCCGCGAACGGCAGCGTCGAATTGCCATCGGGCACGGTCTTGCGCCACTGGCCGCTCATCGCCGTGCCGTCCTCCGCCAAGCGCGCCGTGATCTCGGAGTCGTACCAGTCGAAGGCCAGCACCACGCGATCATCCTCGACCTCCACCCCGCTGAGGTCCAGTGCCTCGGAGCCGTTGATGGCCTGGGCCTCGAAGGCCTCTCCGACCTGACTGATCCGCAACGTGAAGGGCAATTCGCCGCCGGGTGAGGTCAAAACCGCCCGCCAGTCGCCGATCAACGGCGAAACCTCGGGTTCGGTCGGAGGCGCGGCACAGGCCAGCAGGCCTCCGAGAATCACCAGCGAGAGCACGAGCAGCGAAGTCTTGGAACTCATGGAGCTTCCTCCGAAATCGGCGAGGTGGAATTGGCAGCAGCACTTCCCGCTCCATTCTACGGCCAGCCTCAGCGAGGCGATCGCTGATCAACATTGGGCCGCTACAATTGGAACCTCACGACCCAGGAGCCAATCACCATGTGCGGCCGCTACACCCTCACCGCCCCCGGCGAAGGCATCGCCGACCTCTTCGAGCTGCCCGCCATCCCAGAGATGGCGGCGCGCTACAACATCGCCCCGACTCAAAACACGGCGGTCGTGCGGGCCCTCGCCTCCGCCGGACCGCGCCAGCTCGACATGCTGCGCTGGGGGCTGATCCCCTATTGGGCGAACGACCTCAAAATCGGCAGCCGCATGATCAACGCCCGCGCCGAAACCGCCGCCACCAAGCCCTCCTTCCGCAACAGCCTCAAGAAAAAGCGCTGTCTGGTCGTCGCCGACGGCTACTACGAGTGGAAAAAAGAGGGGGCGATCAAACAGCCCTACCGAATCATCCGCCAAGGCGGTCAGCCCTTCGCCTTCGCCGGCCTCTGGGACCTGTGGAAAGGTCCCGATGGCCCGGTCGAGTCCTTCACCATCCTCACCTGCGACGCCGCCCCCGAAATCCGCCCCCTCCACCACCGCATGCCGGTCATCGTCGAACAAGACGAATACAACCTCTGGCTCGAC
This genomic interval from Acidobacteriota bacterium contains the following:
- a CDS encoding TlpA disulfide reductase family protein; the encoded protein is MSSKTSLLVLSLVILGGLLACAAPPTEPEVSPLIGDWRAVLTSPGGELPFTLRISQVGEAFEAQAINGSEALDLSGVEVEDDRVVLAFDWYDSEITARLAEDGTAMSGQWRKTVPDGNSTLPFAARRDDRRRFLSLAEAGIEGAAEAADSPAGQWSVEFVDEDGAEPAKAEFRQAGDRIHGTFLTPTGDYRFLEGAWEAGVLRLSTFDGAHAFLFQARLQEDGSLVGDFWSRDTYHATWTAARSDETDLPDAWTQVGLTNDEGRFDFSFPDLAGETVSLGDERFADKVVLVDIFGSWCPNCNDKAPLLAQWHREYGKQGLEIVGLAYEFSGDPERDGEQVRRFAERYGLEYLLLLAGTSDKSQAAATLPDLTAVVAFPTTVFIGRDGKVRKIFTGFTGPGTGEHYYGLVAEHTELIEGLLAEAG
- a CDS encoding SOS response-associated peptidase, coding for MCGRYTLTAPGEGIADLFELPAIPEMAARYNIAPTQNTAVVRALASAGPRQLDMLRWGLIPYWANDLKIGSRMINARAETAATKPSFRNSLKKKRCLVVADGYYEWKKEGAIKQPYRIIRQGGQPFAFAGLWDLWKGPDGPVESFTILTCDAAPEIRPLHHRMPVIVEQDEYNLWLDPEMKDPAELETILQPRGGDLLEDYPVDRRVGNPRNEGPECVKRIT